The DNA region CACGTAGTTGGTGGTGGTGTCGATCACGCCGGGGAGGAACAGCATGCCCGCGGGCAGTCCGAGCCGGGCGATCACGCGGTGCTCGTGCTGATGCCGCGGGTTGCCGAGGGGGAGCGACAGCGCGCCGACCTGGGCGCGGGTGACGAGCGGCAGCACGGCCTCCAGGGGCACGTCGTGCGTGTGGGGGCCGTCGTAGTTCCCCCAGCACAGGTGCAGGCGGATGCGGTCCGGCGGGATGCCGGCGCAGGCGCGGTTGATCGCGTCCACGTGGAGCGCCACCGCCTGCTGGAAGCGCTCGAGCGAGTCATCCTGGAAGAAGCGCGCCCGCTCCATGGCGAGATCGGGGCAGTCGAGCTGCAGCACGTAGCCGCGCCGGTGGATCAGCTCGTATTCCTTCTTGAGCTCATCGGCCAGAGCCATGACGTAGCGCTCGTGGGAGTCGTAGTGGGCGTTGAGCAGGATGGTGGCGGCGGTGCCCGGGGACACCGCGGTCATGAAGCGCTCGGCGAACGTTGCGGGCGCCGCCGCCACCGCGCGGTCGAACATGTCGCACTCGCGCTCGGCCTCGCCGAGGTCCTCGTAGCGCACGGGGCCGACGGCCTGGGGCGCGTCGCCGATGCGCGCGGCGTCGGCGCGGCGGCGCGTGAGCATGGCGGCATAGTCGGGGAACTCGGCGAACTCCTTCGCCGCGGGCCGCCGGCTCGTCCCTCCGAAGCCCCGCATGCGCCGCGCCACGTACGTGGAGAACCCGGCGCGCGGCTGCTCGCCGTCGTTGCCGATGTCGACCCCGGCCTCGAGTTGACGGCGCACGACCTCCCGCACCGCCGCCTCCGCCTCCCGCGCGAGCGCGGCCTCGTCCACCGCCTCGCCGCGATCCTGCTGCACGAGGAGCGTCCGGAGCGCCGCGCTGCGGGGAATGCTTCCGACGTGGGTGGTGAGGATGCGCTCGTCGCTCGCTCGCATGGGATCCCTCCGGGCGGGCTAGAGTATCAGATCGAATCCGGCTGCGATAGAATCCGCGCGGGAGGAATTGCCAGGCCATGACCACCGAGCAGTGGTACGACGCGCTCACCGCCGAGCTCCTCGCACGGAGCCCGTTTCGTGAATCGGACTACTTCAAGCGCTTCGCCGCCGGTGCCCTCACGCGGGA from Candidatus Methylomirabilota bacterium includes:
- a CDS encoding methionine synthase, with amino-acid sequence MRASDERILTTHVGSIPRSAALRTLLVQQDRGEAVDEAALAREAEAAVREVVRRQLEAGVDIGNDGEQPRAGFSTYVARRMRGFGGTSRRPAAKEFAEFPDYAAMLTRRRADAARIGDAPQAVGPVRYEDLGEAERECDMFDRAVAAAPATFAERFMTAVSPGTAATILLNAHYDSHERYVMALADELKKEYELIHRRGYVLQLDCPDLAMERARFFQDDSLERFQQAVALHVDAINRACAGIPPDRIRLHLCWGNYDGPHTHDVPLEAVLPLVTRAQVGALSLPLGNPRHQHEHRVIARLGLPAGMLFLPGVIDTTTNYVEHPEVVADRLVQAVGAVGDRTRVIASTDCGFGTFAGSEMCAPSVVWAKLRSLSAGAALATRRLGGR